Proteins encoded within one genomic window of Haladaptatus sp. QDMS2:
- a CDS encoding PAS domain S-box protein, producing the protein MLQNSHILYVTDAQAGADADAVRTHLAERRADAHVAVATVAEGKHMIEAGATDAVVTDFDGFANLSSACADLPVVVYASDPVPDAVEAAYDAGVTAVVERTEASGAILAATLHQALSADGGEGSLDPANESHLDAIVESASDCIVTIDANSTIQFINSVVETVFGYDPEALVGEPLTKLMSDSLAERHLGAIDRYLDTGERHFDWGYVELLGQHRDGHQIPLGVSFSEFERDGERYFTGVLRDITDRKRAERLRRRRKRQFDAVFNDPFTFFALLDRDGTVRNVNRPALDFADVDVADVAGKPFWECPWWSHSPELQSELEAELERVKAGEYSKFEATHVSPAGETITVDFQARPVVDGDEVTGIVAEGLDITEQKRLQEKLRHQHILNQRVIDTAPVGIVVIDESGNIEHINDRAVDIAGVSRDRLEGGASEFSFTDGEGNPIPEADLPFRTVLETGTTVYDVELGVIRPDGSRIWLSLNGSRLLANDGETVRGIFTFEDITDTKRRATRLEALTEKAQQLPEAKTATAVCETIVDAAADVLDLPYSYILRYEEAEGTLEPAAQTEGVAALVESPMLGDLGESPVWEVFIRDEATVLSGEDQRHPTASAIQSIGIFPLGEFGVFVTCSPDADGLRETDLLLADMLCANARSSLARAAREGDLRRQRDTLERKNKHLARVNRINRAIRDITKVLIQAETKEEIESLVCEKLAAIDPFAFAWVGHQDLATDTITPVASAGDGDGYLDRVQIATDGSTTGGCPAGRALRSKQPQVLNNILTDVDAELWREEALSRGFRASIAVPLVYRDTVYGVLNLYSRKPLVFEQMELSVLTELGQSIGYAMNALERKRALVSERSVELDFVCGPLDSPLFGFADGSLGTFELENAVRRLDGNVHLFFDVRGIDPDDLRAHVTASPAVEQFALIAADDDGFRCECTVRDDTLVSSLADRGASLDHLCVTADTATLTVRIPQSADVRDIAAHLESTVGGVELRAKREFDTPVMTTQEFESEVRNRLTQRQEEVIKTAYFSGFFEWPRESNGQDVAEILGVTQPTINRHIRAGERALFGLLFSGDDPWKAE; encoded by the coding sequence ATGTTACAAAATTCACATATTCTATACGTCACCGATGCACAAGCGGGGGCCGACGCTGACGCGGTGCGGACGCACCTCGCCGAGCGACGAGCGGACGCCCACGTAGCGGTCGCCACCGTAGCGGAGGGGAAACACATGATCGAAGCAGGGGCCACGGACGCAGTCGTGACCGATTTCGACGGGTTCGCCAACCTGTCGTCGGCGTGCGCTGACCTACCTGTCGTCGTGTACGCGAGCGACCCCGTACCCGATGCCGTCGAAGCGGCGTACGACGCGGGCGTCACGGCCGTCGTCGAACGAACCGAAGCGAGCGGCGCGATTCTCGCCGCAACGCTCCACCAGGCGTTGTCTGCGGACGGGGGCGAGGGGTCGCTCGACCCGGCGAACGAATCGCACCTCGACGCCATCGTCGAATCAGCCTCCGATTGCATCGTCACCATCGACGCGAACAGCACCATCCAGTTCATCAATTCGGTCGTCGAAACCGTGTTTGGCTACGACCCGGAGGCACTCGTCGGGGAACCGCTGACGAAACTGATGAGCGACTCGCTCGCCGAACGCCACCTCGGAGCCATCGACCGCTATCTCGACACCGGGGAACGCCACTTCGACTGGGGGTACGTCGAACTGCTCGGCCAGCACCGCGACGGCCACCAGATTCCCCTCGGCGTCTCGTTCTCCGAGTTCGAGCGCGACGGCGAGCGCTACTTCACGGGCGTACTTCGCGACATCACCGACCGAAAGCGTGCAGAGCGGCTCAGACGGCGGCGAAAACGCCAGTTCGACGCCGTGTTCAACGACCCATTCACGTTCTTCGCGCTGCTCGACCGCGACGGAACGGTCCGAAACGTGAATCGACCGGCGCTCGACTTCGCCGACGTGGACGTGGCCGACGTTGCCGGAAAACCGTTCTGGGAGTGCCCGTGGTGGAGCCACTCGCCCGAGTTGCAGTCGGAACTCGAAGCCGAACTCGAACGGGTCAAAGCGGGTGAGTACAGCAAGTTCGAAGCCACCCACGTCAGCCCTGCGGGCGAGACCATAACTGTCGATTTCCAGGCCAGGCCCGTGGTCGACGGCGACGAAGTGACCGGTATCGTCGCGGAAGGCCTCGACATCACCGAGCAAAAGCGGCTTCAGGAGAAGCTGCGCCACCAGCACATCCTCAACCAGCGGGTCATCGACACCGCGCCCGTCGGCATCGTCGTCATCGACGAGTCGGGCAACATCGAGCACATCAACGACCGGGCGGTGGACATCGCCGGCGTCTCGCGCGACCGATTGGAAGGCGGGGCGAGCGAGTTCAGTTTCACCGACGGCGAAGGAAACCCGATTCCCGAGGCCGACCTCCCGTTCAGAACCGTCCTCGAAACGGGAACCACGGTGTACGACGTCGAGCTGGGCGTCATCCGGCCGGACGGCAGTCGAATCTGGCTCTCCCTGAACGGGTCGCGTCTCCTCGCAAACGACGGCGAAACCGTCCGAGGCATCTTCACCTTCGAAGACATCACCGACACGAAGCGACGAGCCACCCGACTGGAAGCGCTCACCGAAAAGGCCCAGCAGTTGCCCGAGGCAAAGACGGCGACCGCGGTCTGTGAGACCATCGTGGACGCCGCCGCGGACGTGCTCGACCTGCCCTACTCCTACATCCTTCGCTACGAGGAAGCCGAGGGCACCCTCGAACCCGCCGCCCAGACCGAGGGCGTCGCAGCCCTCGTCGAGTCACCCATGCTCGGCGACCTCGGCGAGAGTCCCGTCTGGGAGGTGTTCATCCGCGACGAAGCGACCGTCCTGTCCGGGGAGGACCAGCGACACCCAACAGCGTCTGCGATACAGAGCATCGGCATCTTCCCGCTCGGGGAGTTCGGCGTGTTCGTGACCTGCTCGCCCGACGCAGACGGTTTGCGAGAGACGGACCTCCTGCTCGCAGACATGCTCTGTGCGAACGCGCGCTCGTCGCTCGCACGCGCGGCGCGAGAGGGTGACCTCAGACGCCAGCGCGACACGCTCGAACGCAAGAACAAGCACCTGGCGCGGGTAAACCGCATCAATCGAGCCATCCGCGACATCACGAAGGTGCTCATTCAGGCGGAAACCAAAGAAGAAATCGAGTCGCTCGTCTGCGAGAAGTTGGCCGCCATCGACCCCTTCGCGTTCGCCTGGGTCGGCCACCAGGACCTCGCGACTGATACGATCACGCCAGTCGCCTCGGCGGGCGACGGTGACGGCTACCTCGACCGCGTCCAGATTGCGACGGACGGTTCGACCACGGGCGGGTGTCCGGCCGGGCGTGCCCTGCGGTCGAAACAACCCCAGGTGCTGAACAACATCCTGACCGACGTCGACGCCGAACTGTGGCGCGAAGAGGCGCTGTCTCGGGGGTTCAGGGCGAGCATCGCCGTCCCGCTCGTCTACCGCGACACGGTGTACGGCGTGTTGAACCTGTATTCGAGAAAGCCACTCGTGTTCGAGCAGATGGAGCTGTCCGTTCTCACGGAACTCGGCCAGTCCATCGGCTACGCGATGAACGCTCTCGAACGAAAGCGGGCGCTCGTGAGCGAACGGTCGGTCGAACTCGACTTCGTCTGTGGTCCCCTCGACTCGCCCCTCTTCGGGTTCGCGGACGGATCGCTGGGAACGTTCGAACTGGAGAACGCCGTCAGACGACTCGACGGGAACGTCCACCTGTTTTTCGACGTGCGGGGCATCGACCCGGACGACCTGCGAGCGCACGTGACGGCGTCGCCCGCCGTCGAACAGTTCGCGCTCATCGCCGCGGACGACGACGGCTTTCGCTGTGAGTGTACCGTCCGCGACGACACGCTCGTCTCCTCGCTCGCAGACCGTGGGGCGAGTCTCGACCACCTGTGCGTAACCGCCGACACCGCGACGCTGACCGTACGAATCCCACAGAGCGCAGACGTTCGGGACATCGCCGCCCACCTCGAATCGACCGTCGGCGGGGTGGAACTGCGAGCGAAGCGGGAGTTCGACACACCGGTCATGACGACACAGGAGTTCGAAAGCGAAGTACGAAATCGGTTGACACAGCGCCAGGAAGAGGTCATCAAAACCGCCTACTTCAGCGGTTTTTTCGAGTGGCCACGAGAGAGCAACGGCCAGGACGTCGCGGAGATCCTCGGCGTGACCCAGCCAACAATCAACCGACACATTCGAGCAGGCGAACGGGCGCTGTTCGGCCTCCTGTTCTCGGGAGACGAC